One Keratinibaculum paraultunense genomic window carries:
- a CDS encoding DUF1002 domain-containing protein: MKTRIISIILISILIISSIAFADAETHQIVVSLGKDLTQEQRKQMLDQFGVDESVKIIEVTNEEEREYLGEYIDEKIIGTRAISCVYVEKLPEGEGISVESNNITWVTNDMYRNALVTAGVKDAKIKVSSPFPVSGTAALTGILKAFEDLTGKEITEIEKKVASEEIAKTAKLGNEIGREKAEDLISSIKIYIINNNIKSKRSIKEVTEEIAEELGIELTEEQIDEIVSLMKRISKLDLDIDEIKEQLKDLSGKIDEVLEQNIEIRSFLERILDAIVGFFNRLFG; the protein is encoded by the coding sequence ATGAAGACTAGGATAATATCTATAATTTTGATAAGCATTTTGATTATTTCTAGTATAGCATTTGCAGATGCAGAGACCCATCAGATAGTTGTAAGTTTAGGAAAGGATTTAACTCAAGAACAGCGAAAACAAATGTTAGACCAATTTGGTGTAGATGAAAGTGTAAAAATAATAGAAGTTACAAATGAAGAAGAAAGGGAATATTTAGGAGAATATATTGATGAAAAGATTATTGGTACTAGAGCTATATCTTGTGTATATGTAGAAAAACTTCCAGAAGGGGAAGGTATATCTGTAGAGTCCAATAATATTACTTGGGTTACTAATGATATGTATAGGAATGCATTAGTAACAGCAGGAGTCAAGGATGCAAAAATCAAAGTATCTAGTCCTTTCCCAGTATCAGGAACTGCAGCACTAACAGGAATTCTTAAAGCTTTTGAAGATTTGACAGGGAAAGAAATTACAGAAATAGAAAAAAAGGTAGCTAGTGAAGAAATAGCTAAAACTGCTAAGTTAGGTAATGAAATAGGTCGAGAGAAAGCTGAAGATTTAATAAGCAGTATAAAGATATATATAATAAATAACAATATAAAAAGCAAAAGATCTATAAAGGAAGTTACAGAGGAAATAGCGGAGGAGCTAGGAATAGAACTAACAGAAGAACAAATAGATGAAATAGTATCTTTAATGAAAAGAATATCTAAATTGGACTTAGATATTGATGAAATAAAAGAACAGCTTAAAGATTTATCAGGTAAAATAGATGAGGTTTTAGAGCAAAATATAGAAATTAGGTCCTTTTTAGAAAGAATATTAGATGCAATAGTTGGATTTTTTAATCGATTATTTGGATAA
- the ispD gene encoding 2-C-methyl-D-erythritol 4-phosphate cytidylyltransferase, which produces MYRNQYISAIIAAAGMSNRMGSNINKQFIFVDNKPILAHTIEKFEKCKYVDEIIVVAREDEIEYCREEIVRRYNFNKVTKIVRGGKERQDSVYNGLLALDEKCDIVLSHDGARPFVKIENIIDSIKATFEHGACVVGVPVKDTIKVVGNKGNVTNTPNRDLLWAAQTPQCFKKPIIMEGYKKAIEGGFMGTDDAGLVERLGIEVKMIMGSYENIKITTPEDLIIAESLLKDRSTIFNRIEFAFQGR; this is translated from the coding sequence ATGTATAGAAATCAATATATTTCAGCTATAATTGCAGCAGCTGGAATGAGTAATAGAATGGGAAGCAATATAAATAAACAGTTTATATTTGTAGATAATAAGCCTATACTTGCTCATACTATAGAAAAATTTGAAAAATGTAAATATGTAGATGAAATAATAGTAGTAGCTAGGGAAGATGAAATTGAATATTGTAGGGAAGAAATAGTAAGAAGATATAATTTTAATAAAGTAACTAAAATAGTTAGAGGCGGAAAAGAAAGACAAGACTCAGTATATAATGGTTTATTAGCTCTTGATGAGAAATGTGATATAGTTTTATCTCATGATGGTGCAAGACCCTTTGTAAAGATCGAAAATATTATAGACAGTATAAAGGCTACTTTTGAGCATGGTGCTTGTGTGGTAGGAGTGCCTGTTAAGGATACTATAAAGGTAGTAGGGAACAAAGGCAATGTAACAAATACTCCTAATAGAGATTTGTTGTGGGCAGCTCAGACACCTCAGTGTTTTAAAAAGCCTATAATAATGGAAGGTTATAAAAAGGCTATAGAAGGTGGATTTATGGGTACTGATGATGCTGGTTTAGTAGAAAGATTAGGCATAGAAGTGAAGATGATAATGGGTAGTTATGAGAATATAAAAATAACCACCCCTGAAGATCTTATAATAGCCGAATCTTTATTAAAGGATAGAAGCACTATATTTAATAGAATAGAGTTTGCGTTTCAAGGGAGATAG
- a CDS encoding DUF1573 domain-containing protein, translating to MNLKENMINIKNELSMNEFQNQVEDVLIRHKSILDIITKLEEYTARINRAVIKSATSCGCIKITAKKQNYNLDSLEEIKNNLESHVEGELCPGCKEILEEEIGAYLFYLAALCNTFDVDISDAILKEYNNIKTLGIFSLK from the coding sequence ATGAATTTAAAGGAAAATATGATTAATATTAAAAATGAATTAAGTATGAATGAGTTTCAAAATCAAGTAGAAGATGTACTTATTAGGCATAAAAGCATCTTGGATATAATTACAAAGCTAGAGGAGTATACTGCAAGAATTAATAGAGCTGTGATCAAATCTGCCACTTCCTGTGGTTGTATTAAGATTACTGCAAAAAAACAAAACTACAATTTAGATTCTTTAGAAGAAATTAAAAATAATCTAGAAAGCCATGTAGAAGGTGAGCTGTGTCCTGGATGCAAAGAGATATTGGAAGAAGAAATAGGTGCATACCTATTTTATTTGGCAGCATTATGCAATACATTTGATGTAGATATTTCTGATGCTATATTAAAAGAATATAATAATATAAAAACTCTGGGCATCTTCAGCCTTAAATAG
- the disA gene encoding DNA integrity scanning diadenylate cyclase DisA, producing MNMDLYETLRIVAPGTPLREGLDNIINARMGALIVVGNTKEVLDIVHGGFYINCEYTSSNIYELAKMDGAIILSSDLKRIVYANAQLLPCHHIDSKETGTRHKTAERVAKQTNTLVISISKKRNIITLYKGNYKYILKDINEILNKTNQAVQTLEKYRKTLDQFIYTLTTAEFRNSTTLYDVVKTIQKMEMVLRIGKEIDMYISELGVEGRLLNMQVIELMDGIEKGSINLVRDYVKGKQDYMHVYNKLNNLSSQQLLDLNKIANILGYDDGLKTLDIKVNPKGYRILNKLPRIPNYVIENVVDSFDSFQDIINASVNQLNQVEGVGQIRSMSIVEGLKKYKEQFY from the coding sequence ATGAACATGGATTTATATGAAACTTTGAGGATTGTTGCACCTGGCACTCCTTTAAGAGAAGGACTTGATAATATAATAAATGCAAGAATGGGAGCATTAATAGTAGTAGGAAATACAAAGGAAGTATTGGATATTGTTCATGGAGGTTTTTATATAAATTGTGAATATACTTCTTCAAATATATATGAATTGGCTAAAATGGATGGTGCTATAATACTTAGCAGTGATTTAAAGCGAATTGTATATGCTAATGCCCAACTGCTTCCTTGTCATCATATTGATTCTAAAGAAACAGGTACCCGACATAAAACTGCAGAAAGAGTAGCTAAGCAAACCAATACTTTGGTAATATCTATTTCTAAAAAAAGGAATATAATAACTCTTTATAAAGGTAACTATAAATATATATTAAAAGATATTAATGAAATATTAAATAAAACAAATCAAGCAGTTCAAACTCTAGAAAAATATAGGAAGACATTAGATCAATTTATATATACTTTAACTACTGCAGAATTTCGCAATTCTACTACCTTGTATGATGTAGTAAAAACTATACAAAAGATGGAAATGGTTTTAAGAATTGGTAAAGAAATAGATATGTATATATCCGAATTAGGTGTAGAAGGAAGATTATTAAATATGCAAGTTATTGAATTGATGGATGGTATAGAAAAAGGTAGCATAAATTTAGTTAGGGATTATGTAAAAGGCAAACAGGATTATATGCATGTATACAATAAACTTAATAATTTAAGTTCACAACAGTTATTGGATTTAAATAAAATAGCTAATATATTGGGATACGATGATGGGCTTAAGACTTTAGATATAAAAGTTAATCCAAAAGGATATAGGATACTTAATAAGCTTCCACGAATTCCTAATTATGTAATCGAAAATGTAGTAGACTCCTTTGATTCATTTCAAGATATAATTAATGCTTCAGTTAATCAGTTAAATCAAGTAGAAGGAGTAGGGCAAATCAGATCAATGAGTATTGTGGAAGGGTTAAAAAAATATAAGGAACAATTTTATTAA
- a CDS encoding PIN/TRAM domain-containing protein, with protein MIDKILRGAISLIGLLIGIGIVTGFKALGILNLPSKGWISLVIYAVVGITFGIIFFLLAPKFIKGGRKSIQFFEAELQKMPAYEIALGSIGLIVGLIIAYLLSQPFYNLGIPYLGVIISIFLYAIFGYLGIKVPTRKKEDFTNAIGNFKKNNKDRVKTNYRSCPKILDTSVIIDGRIADICRTGFIEGPLIIPEFVLEELQHIADSSDALKRNRGRRGLDILNKIQKELDIEVIIHDKKFEEEKEVDTKLLKLTQMLKGKIITNDYNLNKVAEVQGIEVLNINELANAVKPIVLPGEEMVVQVIKDGKESGQGLAYLDDGTMIVVESGKKHIGETIDVLVTSVLQTSAGRMIFAKPKTMADRAV; from the coding sequence ATGATTGATAAAATATTAAGAGGAGCAATTAGTTTAATAGGTTTGCTAATTGGAATAGGTATAGTTACTGGATTTAAAGCTTTAGGAATATTAAATTTACCAAGTAAGGGTTGGATAAGTTTAGTAATCTATGCAGTTGTGGGCATAACATTTGGAATTATTTTTTTCTTATTGGCTCCAAAATTTATAAAAGGTGGTAGAAAATCTATTCAATTTTTTGAAGCAGAGCTTCAGAAAATGCCAGCTTATGAAATTGCATTGGGATCTATTGGATTAATAGTTGGGTTGATTATTGCTTATCTTTTAAGTCAACCATTTTATAATTTGGGCATTCCGTATCTAGGAGTCATAATATCAATTTTTCTTTATGCAATATTTGGTTATCTTGGAATAAAAGTTCCTACTAGAAAAAAAGAGGATTTTACTAATGCTATTGGGAATTTCAAAAAAAATAATAAAGATAGAGTAAAAACTAATTATAGATCTTGTCCTAAAATATTGGATACTAGTGTAATAATTGATGGCAGAATTGCCGATATATGCAGAACTGGATTTATAGAAGGACCATTGATAATACCAGAATTTGTTTTAGAAGAATTACAGCATATTGCAGATTCATCTGATGCACTTAAAAGGAATAGAGGAAGAAGAGGATTAGATATATTAAATAAAATTCAAAAAGAATTAGACATTGAGGTTATAATTCATGATAAAAAATTTGAAGAAGAAAAAGAAGTGGATACAAAATTATTGAAGCTTACTCAAATGCTTAAGGGGAAAATAATTACTAATGATTATAATTTAAATAAAGTGGCAGAAGTTCAAGGCATAGAAGTGTTGAATATCAATGAATTAGCTAATGCAGTTAAACCTATAGTGTTGCCTGGTGAGGAAATGGTAGTGCAAGTAATAAAAGATGGTAAAGAGTCTGGTCAAGGATTAGCTTATTTAGATGATGGGACTATGATAGTTGTTGAAAGTGGGAAAAAACATATTGGTGAAACTATAGATGTTTTAGTAACTAGTGTATTACAAACTTCAGCTGGAAGAATGATTTTTGCAAAGCCAAAGACTATGGCGGATAGAGCAGTTTAG
- the cysS gene encoding cysteine--tRNA ligase — translation MKLYNTLTRKKEEFIPIKEGKVTMYVCGPTVYDYIHVGNARPLVVFDTLRRYFIYKGYNVKYVVNFTDIDDKIINRANKEGTSTREIADKYIEAFLEDAKGLNLYEENTIHPRATEFIDHIIKFIEGLIEKGAAYNVDGNVYFNINSAKDYGKLSKKNIDELISGARIAVNDEKRNPLDFVLWKKAKEGEPWWDSPWGKGRPGWHIECSVMAKVLLGDTIDIHAGGEDLQFPHHENEIAQSETLTGKPFANYWLHNGMLTIENQKMSKSLGNFFTVRDIKKEFDLEVLRFFLISAHYRNPINFSREVMEQLENALERLYNGKKNLEYLLEKGTDRELKEEDEVILKQINIYKANFIESMEDDLNTADAIASLFDIVKYSNTKFNERTPKHVIQYTYDTLMELSNVLGILSKEDEILEEDIIKLIEKRTQARKDKNYELADSIRDQLKKKGILLEDTPEGVKWKRI, via the coding sequence GTGAAACTATATAATACTTTAACTAGAAAAAAAGAAGAATTTATACCAATTAAAGAGGGCAAAGTAACTATGTATGTATGTGGACCTACCGTATATGATTATATTCATGTAGGTAATGCACGTCCTTTGGTAGTATTTGACACCTTGAGGCGATATTTTATATACAAAGGATATAATGTGAAATATGTGGTAAATTTTACCGATATAGATGATAAGATTATAAATAGAGCTAATAAAGAAGGGACATCAACGAGAGAGATAGCTGATAAATATATTGAAGCTTTTTTAGAAGATGCAAAGGGATTAAATCTATATGAAGAAAATACAATTCATCCTAGAGCTACAGAATTTATAGACCATATAATTAAGTTTATTGAAGGTTTAATTGAAAAAGGTGCAGCTTATAATGTAGATGGCAATGTATATTTTAATATAAATAGTGCAAAGGACTATGGAAAGTTATCTAAAAAGAATATTGACGAATTAATATCAGGAGCTCGAATAGCAGTAAATGATGAGAAAAGAAATCCACTAGATTTTGTATTATGGAAAAAAGCTAAAGAAGGAGAACCTTGGTGGGATAGTCCTTGGGGCAAGGGAAGACCTGGTTGGCATATAGAGTGTTCTGTAATGGCTAAAGTTTTATTAGGGGATACTATAGATATTCATGCTGGTGGAGAAGATCTTCAATTTCCTCACCATGAAAATGAAATTGCCCAATCAGAAACCTTAACGGGGAAACCTTTTGCAAACTACTGGCTTCATAATGGAATGCTCACGATAGAAAATCAAAAGATGAGCAAGTCCTTAGGTAATTTTTTTACAGTTAGGGATATAAAAAAGGAATTTGATTTGGAGGTACTTCGTTTCTTTTTAATATCTGCTCATTATAGAAATCCAATCAATTTTAGTAGAGAAGTGATGGAACAATTAGAGAATGCTTTAGAAAGGCTATATAATGGTAAGAAGAACTTAGAATATTTGTTGGAAAAAGGAACAGATAGAGAATTAAAGGAAGAAGATGAAGTTATACTTAAGCAGATAAATATATATAAAGCTAATTTTATAGAAAGTATGGAGGATGACTTAAATACTGCAGATGCCATAGCTAGCTTATTTGACATAGTAAAATATTCTAATACTAAATTTAATGAAAGAACTCCTAAACATGTGATACAATATACTTATGATACATTAATGGAACTATCAAATGTACTGGGAATATTATCAAAAGAGGATGAAATTTTAGAAGAAGATATAATAAAGTTAATAGAAAAAAGAACTCAGGCAAGAAAGGATAAAAATTATGAATTGGCTGATAGTATAAGAGATCAATTAAAGAAAAAAGGTATCTTATTAGAGGATACTCCTGAAGGGGTAAAATGGAAAAGAATATAG
- a CDS encoding CarD family transcriptional regulator → MFNIGDKVVYPMHGAGIIEGIEEKEILGEKRKYYIMKMPIGDMKVMIPVDNVEEIGIREVIDDEDMEKVLEILKGDQSKMPQNWNRRYRLNMERIKTGDIFEIAAVVRNLMIRDAEKGLSTGERKMLNSAKQMLISEIVLASDYDPEETERIIDEAVNFE, encoded by the coding sequence ATGTTTAATATTGGAGATAAGGTGGTTTATCCTATGCATGGTGCTGGGATAATAGAAGGAATTGAGGAAAAAGAAATATTAGGAGAAAAGAGAAAATACTATATAATGAAAATGCCAATTGGAGATATGAAGGTTATGATTCCCGTAGATAATGTAGAAGAAATTGGTATTAGAGAAGTAATAGATGACGAAGATATGGAAAAAGTGTTGGAAATTCTTAAAGGAGATCAATCTAAAATGCCTCAAAATTGGAATAGACGTTATAGACTCAACATGGAAAGAATTAAAACTGGAGATATATTTGAAATTGCGGCTGTAGTAAGGAATTTAATGATTAGAGATGCAGAAAAAGGACTTTCAACGGGAGAAAGAAAAATGTTAAATAGTGCTAAACAAATGCTAATAAGCGAAATCGTATTAGCCTCTGATTATGATCCAGAAGAAACTGAAAGAATAATTGATGAAGCAGTTAATTTTGAATAA
- the ispF gene encoding 2-C-methyl-D-erythritol 2,4-cyclodiphosphate synthase, with amino-acid sequence MRIGIGYDVHKLVKDRKLIIGGVDIPYEKGLLGHSDADVLIHAIMDSILGALGQGDIGKHFPDTDDAYKDISSIVLLEKVYEILLKSKYKVGNIDCVIVAQKPKMESYIEAMKNNISEILNISSKNINIKATTTEQLGFEGREEGISAYSVCLLFEK; translated from the coding sequence ATGAGAATAGGAATAGGATATGATGTTCATAAATTAGTTAAGGACAGGAAACTAATCATAGGGGGAGTGGATATCCCTTATGAAAAAGGACTTTTAGGTCATTCTGATGCAGATGTATTGATTCATGCCATTATGGATAGTATATTAGGAGCTTTAGGACAAGGGGACATAGGAAAACATTTTCCAGATACTGATGATGCATATAAAGATATTTCAAGCATAGTATTATTAGAGAAGGTTTATGAAATTCTTTTAAAATCTAAGTACAAAGTTGGAAATATAGATTGTGTAATAGTAGCTCAAAAACCTAAGATGGAATCTTATATAGAAGCAATGAAAAACAATATTTCTGAAATTTTAAATATATCCTCTAAAAATATAAATATAAAAGCTACTACAACAGAACAATTAGGTTTTGAAGGAAGAGAAGAAGGTATCTCTGCTTATAGCGTGTGCTTATTATTTGAAAAATAA
- the gltX gene encoding glutamate--tRNA ligase: MEEVRVRFAPSPTGYLHIGGLRTALYNYLFARHNNGKFVLRIEDTDRTRYVEGAIENLIEALNWAGIEYDEGVFLEDGKIVQRGPYGPYIQSERLDIYKKYVDELIEKGHAYYCFCSKERLDKVREEQKIKGLIPKYDGFCRNLSIEEAKKRIANGEEYVVRLKLPHNKDIQFHDLVRGDIVINTDDMDDQVLLKSDGYPTYHLAVVVDDHLMKITHIIRGEEWLPSTPKHVYLYEVFGWEKPTYVHLPTVLNKDRKKLSKRHGDVAVEDFRAKGYLPEGLVNYLALVGWSPESNEEIFDMEGLIKEFSFDRVAKTGGIFDKDKLDWVNAHHIRRYDLDKLTKLAIPYLIEAGYIDEKFAEENFDWLKILVDTVREGVATVAEIVDKVDIFFKDEVQLESDEALEVLRQEQVPTLLNAIEEELATIDELDEEYARGFMKKIQKKTGIKGKNLFMPVRIALTGNTHGPELVNILYLLGKQGILDRISYTKEHYLKG, encoded by the coding sequence TTGGAAGAAGTTAGAGTTAGATTTGCACCAAGTCCTACAGGTTATCTTCATATAGGTGGACTTAGGACTGCTTTATATAATTATTTATTTGCAAGGCATAATAATGGTAAATTTGTATTAAGAATTGAAGATACTGACAGAACTAGATATGTAGAAGGAGCTATTGAAAATCTAATAGAAGCTCTAAATTGGGCGGGTATTGAATATGATGAAGGTGTATTTTTAGAAGATGGGAAAATAGTTCAGAGAGGCCCTTATGGTCCTTATATTCAATCAGAAAGATTGGATATATATAAAAAATATGTAGATGAATTAATAGAAAAAGGGCATGCTTATTATTGTTTTTGTTCCAAAGAGAGATTGGATAAAGTTCGAGAAGAACAAAAGATAAAAGGATTAATTCCTAAATATGACGGATTTTGTAGAAACTTAAGCATTGAGGAAGCAAAAAAAAGAATAGCAAATGGGGAAGAGTATGTAGTTCGATTGAAATTGCCTCATAACAAGGATATACAATTTCATGATTTGGTAAGAGGGGATATAGTTATAAATACTGACGATATGGATGATCAAGTATTGTTAAAATCAGATGGATATCCTACTTACCATTTAGCTGTAGTAGTAGATGATCATCTTATGAAGATTACCCATATAATAAGAGGGGAAGAATGGTTGCCATCAACTCCAAAACATGTATATTTATATGAAGTATTTGGATGGGAAAAACCTACTTATGTTCATTTGCCTACAGTTCTTAATAAGGATAGAAAGAAACTAAGTAAACGTCACGGGGATGTTGCAGTAGAGGACTTTAGAGCTAAAGGATATTTACCAGAAGGATTAGTAAATTATTTGGCTTTAGTAGGCTGGAGCCCAGAAAGTAATGAAGAAATATTTGATATGGAAGGATTGATAAAGGAATTTTCTTTTGATAGGGTAGCCAAAACAGGAGGTATATTTGATAAAGATAAATTAGATTGGGTAAATGCTCATCATATAAGAAGATATGATTTGGATAAATTAACAAAGCTAGCTATTCCTTATTTAATAGAAGCAGGTTATATAGATGAAAAATTTGCAGAAGAAAATTTTGACTGGCTTAAAATTTTAGTTGATACAGTAAGGGAAGGAGTGGCAACTGTAGCAGAAATAGTAGATAAAGTTGATATATTTTTTAAAGATGAAGTTCAATTGGAAAGTGATGAAGCATTAGAAGTATTAAGGCAGGAACAAGTACCAACCCTTCTAAATGCTATTGAAGAAGAATTAGCTACAATAGATGAATTAGATGAAGAGTATGCTCGAGGATTTATGAAAAAGATACAGAAGAAAACAGGTATAAAGGGGAAAAATTTGTTTATGCCTGTAAGAATTGCTTTAACAGGGAATACTCATGGACCAGAGCTTGTAAATATTTTGTATCTTTTGGGGAAACAAGGGATACTAGATCGAATATCCTATACAAAGGAGCACTACTTAAAAGGTTAG
- a CDS encoding proline--tRNA ligase: MRMSKLYMPTLREAPSEAEIPSHQLLVRGGMIRKLVSGIYSYLPLGYRVIRKIENIVREEMDNAGSQELLMSAIQPKELWEASGRWGNYGPEMFKLKDRHMREFCLGPTHEEYFTFVIRDEIKSYKQLPLNLYQIQTKYRDEKRPRFGLIRAREFIMKDAYSFDRDIEGMKKSYKQMWEAYDKIFTRLKIKYKVVEGDSGAMGGNQSHEFMAMSEVGESLVAYCNNCDYAATDEKAKVVYHVEKTDEEMKEIEKVYTPDVTTIDDLVEFFNIDDNKFGKALVYKVSGEPVIAIIPGNRELNETKLCNYLKVPEHELELADEETIKKITGADKGFTGPIGLKENVKILVDSRITQMKNIVVGGNETNYHLINVNYGRDFTGEVVEDLLLIAEGDICPKCGKSILLDRGIEVGNIFQLGTKYSESLKATYLDESGKEKPIVMGSYGVGVSRTMAAIVEQYHDENGIIWPLVVAPYHVIITIINVKNQEQRELGEKLYDQLTKRGLEVLLDDRNERAGVKFNDRDLIGIPIRITVGKRANENVVEYSLRKDGRNENILAEDVMSKIEEQFKKEGLKL, translated from the coding sequence ATGAGAATGTCGAAACTATATATGCCAACTTTAAGGGAAGCACCTTCAGAAGCGGAAATTCCTAGTCATCAATTATTGGTAAGGGGAGGAATGATACGTAAATTAGTATCTGGTATATATTCCTATCTTCCCCTTGGATATAGGGTGATTAGAAAAATTGAAAATATAGTAAGAGAAGAAATGGATAATGCTGGTTCCCAAGAATTATTAATGTCAGCTATTCAGCCAAAGGAACTTTGGGAAGCTAGTGGAAGATGGGGAAATTATGGGCCAGAGATGTTTAAACTTAAAGATAGACATATGAGAGAATTTTGTCTAGGACCAACCCATGAAGAATATTTTACATTTGTTATAAGAGATGAAATAAAATCTTACAAGCAATTGCCTTTAAACCTATATCAAATTCAAACTAAGTATAGAGATGAAAAAAGACCACGATTTGGTCTTATAAGGGCAAGGGAATTTATTATGAAAGATGCTTATAGTTTTGATAGGGATATAGAAGGAATGAAAAAGTCTTATAAACAGATGTGGGAAGCTTATGATAAGATATTTACTAGGTTAAAAATAAAATATAAGGTGGTAGAAGGAGATTCAGGTGCTATGGGAGGCAATCAATCCCATGAATTTATGGCTATGTCAGAAGTTGGTGAAAGTTTAGTAGCTTATTGTAATAATTGTGATTATGCTGCAACTGATGAAAAAGCTAAAGTGGTATACCATGTGGAGAAAACAGATGAAGAGATGAAGGAGATAGAAAAGGTATATACTCCTGATGTTACCACTATTGATGATTTGGTAGAGTTTTTCAATATAGATGATAATAAATTTGGGAAGGCACTAGTGTATAAAGTTTCTGGTGAACCGGTAATAGCAATTATTCCAGGAAACAGGGAGCTAAATGAAACTAAATTATGCAACTATCTAAAGGTTCCAGAACATGAATTGGAATTGGCAGATGAGGAAACCATAAAGAAAATTACTGGAGCAGACAAGGGATTTACTGGACCAATAGGTTTAAAAGAAAATGTAAAGATATTGGTAGATTCTAGAATTACCCAGATGAAGAATATAGTAGTAGGAGGAAATGAAACCAATTATCATTTAATAAATGTTAATTATGGTAGGGATTTTACTGGAGAAGTAGTGGAGGACTTGCTTTTGATAGCTGAAGGGGATATATGTCCTAAATGTGGCAAATCCATACTATTGGATAGAGGGATTGAAGTAGGAAATATATTTCAACTAGGCACTAAGTATAGTGAAAGTTTAAAAGCTACTTATTTAGATGAAAGTGGTAAAGAAAAACCAATTGTAATGGGTTCCTATGGAGTAGGAGTATCTAGAACTATGGCAGCTATAGTTGAGCAGTACCATGATGAAAATGGTATCATATGGCCATTGGTAGTGGCCCCTTATCATGTTATAATTACCATCATAAATGTTAAAAACCAAGAGCAAAGGGAATTAGGAGAAAAATTATATGATCAATTGACTAAAAGGGGATTGGAAGTACTATTGGATGATAGAAATGAAAGAGCAGGAGTTAAATTTAATGACAGGGATTTAATTGGGATACCCATTAGGATAACAGTAGGTAAAAGAGCCAATGAAAATGTAGTAGAATATTCCTTGAGGAAAGATGGGAGAAATGAAAATATATTAGCAGAAGATGTTATGAGTAAAATAGAAGAGCAATTTAAAAAAGAAGGATTAAAGTTATAA